In Glycine max cultivar Williams 82 chromosome 7, Glycine_max_v4.0, whole genome shotgun sequence, a single window of DNA contains:
- the LOC100127401 gene encoding KNT1, with protein MGEEAMEGVISSKGMGFGENTSSSGVCPMMMMPLVTSHHVGHHPLNHPILNNPNPNEHTNTLFLPMPCTNNNHHPNRNNHNSNATELGYFMEIPNNNNDGSSSSPSSAVKAKIMAHPHYHRLLAAYVNCQKVGAPPEVVGRLEEACASAAVIMAGGTASIGEDPALDQFMEAYCEMLIKYEQELSKPFKEAMLFLQRIECQFKSLTISSSLDTTACNEAIDRNGPSEDVDVQTNIIDPQAEDQELKGQLLRKYRGYLGSLKQEFTKKRKKGKLPKEARQQLLEWWSRHYKWPYPSESQKLALAESTGLDQKQINNWFINQRKRHWKPSEDMQFVVVDPSHPHYYMENVLGNPFPMDLSHPML; from the exons ATGGGTGAGGAGGCAATGGAGGGTGTAATTTCTTCTAAAGGGATGGGTTTTGGAGAGAATACAAGTAGTAGTGGGGTTTGTCCAATGATGATGATGCCTTTAGTGACTTCTCATCATGTTGGTCATCATCCATTAAATCATCCTATTCTTAATAATCCCAATCCTAATGAACACACAAACACTCTCTTCCTTCCCATGCCTTGTACTAATAATAATCACCACCCGAACCGCAATAACCACAACTCCAACGCCACTGAGTTAGGGTATTTCATGGAGatccccaacaacaacaacgatgGAAGCTCCTCTTCCCCTTCTTCAGCTGTCAAGGCCAAGATCATGGCCCATCCTCACTATCACCGTCTCTTGGCAGCCTACGTCAATTGTCAAAAG GTTGGGGCTCCGCCTGAAGTGGTGGGAAGGTTAGAAGAAGCATGTGCATCTGCTGCAGTGATAATGGCAGGTGGAACAGCCAGCATAGGCGAGGATCCAGCGCTGGATCAGTTCATGGAGGCTTACTGTGAGATGCTGATCAAGTACGAGCAAGAGCTCTCCAAACCCTTCAAGGAAGCCATGCTCTTTCTTCAGAGGATCGAGTGCCAGTTCAAATCTCTcactatttcttcttctttggacACTACTG CGTGTAATGAAGCTATTGATAGGAATGGGCCATCTGAAGATGTTGATGTTCAGACCAACATAATAGATCCGCAGGCAGAGGACCAAGAACTGAAAGGTCAACTCTTACGCAAGTACCGTGGATACCTAGGCAGTTTGAAACAGGAATTCaccaagaagagaaaaaagggcAAGCTGCCCAAAGAAGCAAGGCAACAATTACTTGAATGGTGGAGCAGACACTACAAATGGCCTTACCCATCT GAATCTCAGAAGCTGGCTCTTGCAGAGTCAACAGGCCTGGATCAGAAGCAAATTAACAACTGGTTTATCAATCAAAGGAAGAGGCACTGGAAGCCTTCAGAGGACATGcaatttgtggtggtggatcCAAGCCATCCACACTACTACATGGAAAATGTTCTGGGCAATCCCTTTCCCATGGATCTCTCCCACCCAATGCTCTAA